From the genome of Uranotaenia lowii strain MFRU-FL chromosome 1, ASM2978415v1, whole genome shotgun sequence, one region includes:
- the LOC129759834 gene encoding uncharacterized protein LOC129759834, translated as MAELPKERITATRPFTVTGVDYWGPILLKHPHRRASPTKAFVAVFVCFCTKAVHIELVFDLTTAKFVQALRRFVSRRGPPSDIYSDNGRNFLGAKNELKRLIRQSEYSHKLEQECSDCKIRWHFNPPRASHFGGLWESAIHSAQKHFIRVVRDRPLFYDDMQTLLCQIESCLNSRPLVPLSDDPTDYEALTPGHFLVGTSLKAVPDEEFTEIPFHHLKKWQQIQKLVQDLWRRWHLEYLNILQPRSKWMHSPVSIKENQLVLLKEENIPPMRWPTARIVQTHPGSDGIIRVVTLRTAKGSCTRPVSKICLLPIAPSSEEAIKPSGAEQSTTDEISS; from the coding sequence ATGGCTGAGCTGCCCAAGGAACGGATCACAGCCACTCGTCCATTCACGGTAACGGGGGTTGATTACTGGGGCCCAATACTTCTTAAACATCCGCATCGTCGAGCCTCACCCACTAAAGCATTTGTAGCAGTTTTTGTATGCTTCTGTACTAAGGCTGTTCACATCGAACTAGTTTTCGATCTGACAACAGCTAAATTTGTACAAGCCTTGCGACGATTCGTCTCTCGCCGAGGTCCGCCTTCTGATATCTACTCTGATAACGGACGAAACTTCCTCGGTGCGAAAAATGAGCTAAAACGGCTCATCCGTCAATCAGAGTATTCACACAAATTGGAACAGGAGTGCTCTGACTGCAAAATCAGATGGCACTTCAATCCTCCAAGAGCCTCCCATTTCGGGGGATTGTGGGAATCTGCCATTCATTCCGCTCAAAAGCATTTTATCCGCGTCGTCCGGGACCGACCGCTCTTCTACGATGACATGCAAACACTTCTGTGCCAGATCGAAAGTTGTCTAAATTCTCGGCCTCTTGTTCCACTGAGCGACGACCCAACTGATTATGAGGCATTGACACCCGGACACTTCTTGGTTGGCACGTCGTTGAAGGCTGTTCCTGATGAAGAGTTCACCGAAATACCGTTCCATCATTTGAAGAAATggcaacaaattcaaaaattggtcCAGGATCTGTGGCGGCGATGGCACCTGGAATATTTGAACATATTACAACCCAGAAGCAAATGGATGCACTCACCTGTTTCGATAAAGGAGAACCAGCTCGTTCTCCTAAAAGAAGAAAACATCCCACCGATGCGCTGGCCAACAGCCAGAATTGTCCAGACTCACCCAGGAAGCGACGGAATTATCAGAGTGGTCACTCTGAGAACAGCAAAGGGCTCGTGCACACGACCGGTGTCCAAAATTTGCCTGCTGCCGATTGCACCATCGTCGGAGGAAGCAATCAAACCATCCGGCGCTGAGCAATCAACAACAGACGAAATTTCTTCCTAA